A single genomic interval of Microbacterium hydrocarbonoxydans harbors:
- a CDS encoding MarR family winged helix-turn-helix transcriptional regulator, whose product MERSEEFGRSGYWYPESDTASTVDVLNMLRRYRSAETAMRTRTRISMGMNETDLVALRFLLREQRAGRLVRPIDIARMLDISTASTTTLIDRLEKGGHARREPHPTDRRAGVIVPTVSSDDEVRETLGAMHRRMLALVDELDDKERAIITRFLAGMTSAIEEASDLDQELRDVIRDHEESESAGE is encoded by the coding sequence ATGGAGCGCTCGGAGGAGTTCGGCCGTTCCGGCTATTGGTACCCGGAGTCCGACACCGCCAGCACGGTCGACGTGCTGAACATGCTGCGGCGCTATCGATCGGCCGAGACCGCGATGCGCACGCGCACCCGGATCTCGATGGGCATGAACGAGACCGACCTGGTCGCCCTGCGCTTCCTGCTCCGCGAACAGCGGGCCGGACGGCTCGTGCGCCCGATCGACATTGCGCGGATGCTGGACATCTCCACCGCCTCGACGACGACCCTGATCGACCGGCTCGAGAAGGGCGGTCACGCCCGACGCGAGCCGCACCCGACGGACCGCAGGGCCGGCGTCATCGTGCCGACAGTGAGCAGCGATGACGAGGTCCGCGAGACCCTCGGCGCGATGCATCGCCGCATGCTCGCCCTCGTGGACGAGCTCGATGACAAGGAGCGCGCGATCATCACGCGGTTCCTGGCCGGCATGACCTCGGCGATCGAGGAGGCATCCGACCTCGATCAGGAGCTGCGTGACGTCATCCGCGACCATGAGGAATCGGAGTCGGCCGGCGAGTAG
- a CDS encoding CsbD family protein produces the protein MGLDDKIKNAAQDLAGKAKETVGKATDNEKLEAEGRADQAKANVKKAGENVKDALN, from the coding sequence ATGGGACTCGATGACAAGATCAAGAACGCCGCTCAGGACCTCGCCGGTAAGGCGAAGGAGACCGTCGGCAAGGCGACTGACAACGAGAAGCTCGAGGCCGAGGGTCGCGCCGACCAGGCCAAGGCCAACGTCAAGAAGGCCGGCGAGAACGTCAAGGACGCCCTCAACTGA